Genomic window (Candidatus Curtissbacteria bacterium):
CTGGTTGTCTGTCTGTGTACGCTTATTCCCTCGTTCGAGCGTTGATCTGAATATCCTATTGCGTCGCACAATAATACTTTTACGACGCGGGTCGAGGGTATGAGGGAAGGAGGGGTAAATAAGAAGAATTAAGAATTATGATTTATGAATTATGAATTTGGTCCAAATTCAGCTCTTATTTTCTTGACTTTCTGCAGGTTTCGTTTGTTTAGTTTTGATGTATTTGTCCCCTGTTTGTTGCTTTTTGCAGTCGTTGGATATTTTTTGTAGTAAATCGCTCGCCTTCTCCCAAAATGGTCGCGTTAAAATAAAAGTAAATGACTAACTAACTGTCTTTTTAAGAAAAAGCCGTTTAAGGCGCTCTGATGGGCTAATCGAGGCTAAAAAGAGACCAAAAAGCTCTATGTTTATTAGTTGGTTTCGGGAGATATTGTCGCAAATGGCTTGCCTTGTCTTAAAGACGTAAAACACCGGATTTTTTTAATTTTTATATCCGGAAACATTAAATGAAAATTTTCTTCAGCAGCGATTGCGGAAGCTTCAAGCGTCACGAACGGGCCATTGATCGGGACGACTGGTGCGAACTCTTCAAGGGAAGGTTCTATTGCCTCATCACCAATCGCGGAGATACAATAAGCTAGCATAAAGCTACTGGCTGACCTTCCTGGTTTATAAGATACAATCACGTGTCCTCTACGGGACTGTGTTACAACGACGTCCAGATTTCCGGTTCTTCTTATTCTCTCAACGGACTTTGTTTCTATTCCTAACGCTGGATCGAATATTCTTTCTTGATAGCCCATTCTAATAGAATTATAGCAGAAATGTAAGAAAAAGACTATGGGGTTGAATAGAACTAGGAAATGAGGGTACCGATGGGTTCGCCGTTAACGGCTTTTTCGATGTTGCCTTCTTTTAGAAGGTCAAAAACCAAAATTGGGATGTTGTGGTCCATACACATTGAAAGCGCGCTGTTATCCATGACTTCTATCTCTTTGTTGGTTATTGCTTCGTCGAAGCTGACTTTTTCAAGTTTTGTTGCGTCACCATTTTTCTTTGGGTCTTTATTGTAAACGCCGTCAACCTTGGTTCCCTTGAGGATAATGTCGCATTCTGTTTCTAACGCTCTTAGCGCCGCTGCTGTGTCCGTTGTAAAAAAAGGATTTCCGCTTCCCCCAGCAAAAATGACAACTCTCCCCTTTTCCAAATGTCTTAGTGCCTTTCTTCTTATATATGGCTCACAAACGTCGTTGATTTCGATCGCGCTTTGAACTCGTGCCTGTTGGCCTTCTTTTTCCAAGGCTGCTTGAAGCGCGAGTGAATTCATGATTGTTGCCAGCATTCCGATATAATCCCCAACTGTCCGCTCTAGTCCGTGCTCTTCTGCTGCTGTCCCACGAAATATGTTGCCTCCGCCGACCACAATTTCTACTTGCGTACCTGTCTTTTGGGCTTTAATTATTTCTTTAGCGAGCCAAATAGTGAATTCGGGGTCGATTCCGTACTCCCTTTTTCCAAGAAAAGTTTCACCGGAAAGTTTTAGAAGAACTCTTTTGTATTTTGGCACCTTCCTATTATTGTACCGCTTTACCCAGCCTTATGTCGAAATTCTTCGTCTCTGTCGCAGAATTTTAGCACTAGCTTCAGGTGCTATTTGCTTTTACGCTCATCCGCGTCGTAGAATCCTTCGACTTCGCTCAGGACAAGTTGGGACACGTCGCAAATTGTTTGACAATCACTTCCCTACTTTCTAAACTTATACTAGATACCAAATACTCAATACTAAAATATGTTTAACCTTTCTGCCCTGGTCGAGGAATTTCTGGAATATCTAGAAATTGAACGAAATCTTTCACCTCTTACAATTCGTGATTACCGCCATTATTTGAACTTTTTCGTCGACTGGTCCACGGCTAACTCCCCTATTGTTGAGCCGAGCGATATATCTTTGGACCTTGTGCGTAAATATCGTGTATATTTGGCCCATTTTAATAGTCCAAACGGTAATCTTCCGCTCAAAAAAGTGACTCAGAACTACTATGTAATTGCGCTGAGATCGTTCTTGAGATATCTGGCTAAAAAAGATCTTAATGTCGTCACCCCCGATAAGATCGAATTGCCGAAAACGGAGAGTCGATCTCTGAAGTTTTTGGACCGTGAGCAGCTGGAACGCCTGCTTTCTCAGCCCGATGTTTCTAAAGAACTCGGTTTGAGGGATAAAGCTTTAATGGAAATGTTGTTTTCTACGGGACTTCGGGTATCAGAGCTTTGCAAGCTTGACCGCGATCATATTAATTTGGAAAGAAGAGAGTTTGGTGTTATAGGTAAAGGACAACGCGCGAGAGTTGTGTTTATTTCCGAAAGAGCCGCTGTTTGGCTCGAGAGATATTTTTCCAAACGTACCGATAGTTTTAAGCCTTTATTTATTAGATATTCCGGTGCGAAAGATCCGGTTGATGAGCCAACTTCCGGAGAAAAAATGAGGCTCAC
Coding sequences:
- the pyrH gene encoding UMP kinase, which codes for MPKYKRVLLKLSGETFLGKREYGIDPEFTIWLAKEIIKAQKTGTQVEIVVGGGNIFRGTAAEEHGLERTVGDYIGMLATIMNSLALQAALEKEGQQARVQSAIEINDVCEPYIRRKALRHLEKGRVVIFAGGSGNPFFTTDTAAALRALETECDIILKGTKVDGVYNKDPKKNGDATKLEKVSFDEAITNKEIEVMDNSALSMCMDHNIPILVFDLLKEGNIEKAVNGEPIGTLIS
- a CDS encoding tyrosine-type recombinase/integrase, producing the protein MFNLSALVEEFLEYLEIERNLSPLTIRDYRHYLNFFVDWSTANSPIVEPSDISLDLVRKYRVYLAHFNSPNGNLPLKKVTQNYYVIALRSFLRYLAKKDLNVVTPDKIELPKTESRSLKFLDREQLERLLSQPDVSKELGLRDKALMEMLFSTGLRVSELCKLDRDHINLERREFGVIGKGQRARVVFISERAAVWLERYFSKRTDSFKPLFIRYSGAKDPVDEPTSGEKMRLTPRSVQRMIDKYVKKARLPVKATPHVLRHSFATDLLMNGADLRSVQELLGHKNVATTQIYTHVTNAQLKNVHKAFHSGNK